From the Gramella sp. Hel_I_59 genome, one window contains:
- the nhaC gene encoding Na+/H+ antiporter NhaC, with the protein MENSAANPENEPVIENKELSIWEALIPVLILVAMLAFNVFVFGDDALGGSNQFILLLGGAVAAIVGYFNKVKFDTMVDEVAGNIQSTSGAILILLMVGALAGTWLISGIIPTMIYYGLLILNPTIFLAACVVICSVISVATGSSWTTSATVGIALIGIADALGIGLGMTAGAILSGAYFGDKMSPLSDTTNLAPAMAGTDLFTHIKYMALTTVPTITITLIAFIIIGLNLDTSGNTDTSAILASIEKSFTITPWLFIVPVIVIFLIVKKTSPLIALLVGTLAGAVAALIVQPDIVLAVSGMNELNFISGYKGLMNAITVDTAVETDSETLNDLFASSGMQGMLGTIWLIICAMVFGGIMEAIGALSRISKALLNLFHTTFGLFASTVFSCLALNVTASDQYLAIVVPGKMFAKAYKDKGLAPENLSRSLEDSGTVTSVLIPWNTCGAYHSGVLGVPVLSYAGYAFFNYLSPFMTLLFAAIGLKIRKISTK; encoded by the coding sequence ATGGAAAACTCTGCTGCAAATCCTGAAAATGAACCTGTAATTGAGAATAAGGAATTAAGTATCTGGGAAGCATTAATTCCAGTACTTATTCTTGTTGCTATGCTAGCTTTCAATGTTTTCGTTTTCGGCGATGATGCTCTTGGAGGTTCTAACCAGTTCATTCTATTACTTGGAGGAGCTGTTGCCGCGATCGTTGGTTACTTCAACAAGGTAAAGTTTGATACCATGGTCGATGAAGTTGCCGGCAATATTCAAAGCACTTCCGGAGCGATCCTTATTTTATTGATGGTAGGAGCTCTCGCAGGAACCTGGCTTATAAGCGGAATTATTCCTACCATGATCTATTACGGACTTCTAATTCTAAATCCTACCATATTTCTGGCAGCCTGCGTGGTTATCTGTTCTGTGATCTCTGTTGCCACTGGAAGTAGCTGGACAACTTCAGCTACCGTTGGTATTGCCCTGATCGGGATCGCTGATGCTCTGGGAATTGGATTGGGCATGACGGCGGGTGCAATTCTTTCCGGAGCCTATTTTGGGGATAAAATGTCTCCTTTAAGTGATACTACGAATCTTGCTCCGGCTATGGCGGGAACAGATCTTTTTACACATATAAAATATATGGCATTAACAACAGTGCCTACGATCACAATTACCCTTATTGCCTTTATAATTATCGGACTTAACCTGGACACGAGTGGAAACACAGATACATCTGCAATACTGGCTTCCATAGAAAAAAGCTTTACCATCACGCCATGGTTGTTCATAGTTCCTGTGATCGTAATATTTCTGATCGTTAAAAAAACATCCCCACTTATAGCGTTACTGGTTGGAACTCTTGCCGGAGCGGTTGCTGCTCTTATCGTTCAACCAGACATTGTACTGGCAGTAAGTGGAATGAATGAACTTAATTTTATTAGTGGATATAAAGGACTCATGAATGCCATCACGGTAGACACCGCGGTAGAAACCGATTCTGAAACTCTTAATGACCTTTTTGCTTCCAGCGGAATGCAGGGAATGCTAGGGACTATCTGGTTGATCATTTGCGCTATGGTATTTGGCGGAATTATGGAAGCAATTGGAGCCTTATCCAGAATTAGTAAAGCACTTCTGAATCTATTCCATACCACCTTCGGATTGTTTGCCAGTACCGTATTTAGTTGTCTTGCCCTGAACGTTACCGCTTCAGACCAATACCTGGCTATTGTAGTGCCGGGAAAAATGTTTGCAAAAGCTTATAAGGATAAAGGTCTTGCACCAGAAAACCTTAGCCGTAGTCTTGAAGATTCGGGAACAGTGACTTCTGTACTTATTCCATGGAATACTTGTGGAGCTTATCATAGTGGAGTTCTGGGTGTTCCTGTTCTCTCCTATGCTGGTTACGCTTTCTTCAATTATTTGAGTCCATTTATGACACTTCTT
- a CDS encoding aminotransferase class I/II-fold pyridoxal phosphate-dependent enzyme: MKYKPADRIQDLQYFGEFGGVNPSISDSSTYTFLSAKTMFDTFEGNAEGCYLYSRHSSPSNLYLGEALAAMEGTESANVSASGMGAITSVLMQLCNAGDHIVCSRTVYGGTYAFLKNFAPKFGIETTFVDITKPELVQNALQKNTKVIYCESVSNPLLEIADLEALAKISKASHTKLVVDNTFSPLSISPIKLGVDTVIHSLTKFINGSSDTVGGVVCGTTEFINDLRNVNDGAAMLLGPTMDSLRAASILKNLRTLHIRMKQHSHNAMFLAHKFQEDGLKTVYPGLESHPGHETFKTMMNESYGFGGMLTLDVGSLDKANELMELMQERNLGYLAVSLGFYKTLFSAPGTSTSSEIPEEEQKEMGLSDGLIRFSIGLDNDIARTYEMMKDCMEEVGILSAEMV, from the coding sequence ATGAAATATAAACCAGCAGATCGCATTCAGGACTTACAATATTTTGGAGAATTTGGAGGTGTTAACCCTTCTATATCAGATTCTTCAACCTACACTTTTCTTTCAGCTAAAACCATGTTCGATACCTTTGAAGGTAATGCAGAAGGATGTTACCTATATTCCCGGCATTCCTCGCCTTCCAATCTTTATCTGGGCGAAGCACTCGCGGCGATGGAGGGTACAGAATCAGCTAACGTTTCTGCTTCCGGGATGGGCGCGATCACATCGGTTCTTATGCAGCTTTGCAATGCCGGTGACCATATTGTTTGTAGCAGAACCGTTTATGGCGGTACTTATGCATTTCTGAAGAATTTCGCTCCCAAGTTTGGGATTGAAACCACATTTGTAGATATCACAAAACCTGAATTGGTGCAGAATGCTCTTCAGAAGAATACAAAAGTGATCTACTGCGAGAGTGTGAGCAATCCTTTGCTTGAAATCGCAGATCTTGAAGCTCTGGCTAAAATTAGCAAAGCTTCTCATACCAAACTGGTAGTAGACAATACATTCTCACCACTTTCTATTAGTCCGATTAAACTTGGTGTAGATACGGTGATTCATAGTTTAACCAAATTTATCAACGGTAGCAGTGATACTGTTGGCGGAGTCGTTTGTGGCACTACGGAATTTATAAATGACCTTAGAAATGTGAATGACGGAGCGGCAATGCTTCTTGGCCCAACCATGGATAGTTTAAGAGCTGCCTCTATTCTGAAAAACTTACGAACCCTGCATATTCGCATGAAGCAACATAGCCACAATGCGATGTTCCTGGCTCATAAATTTCAGGAAGATGGGTTGAAAACAGTCTATCCGGGATTGGAATCTCATCCAGGTCATGAAACTTTCAAAACCATGATGAACGAATCTTATGGTTTTGGAGGGATGTTGACGCTCGATGTTGGTTCTTTGGATAAAGCCAATGAATTAATGGAGCTTATGCAGGAAAGAAATCTGGGATACCTGGCTGTAAGTTTAGGATTTTATAAAACCCTGTTTAGCGCACCCGGAACTTCAACCTCTTCGGAAATTCCTGAGGAAGAGCAGAAAGAAATGGGATTAAGTGACGGTTTAATTCGATTTTCCATAGGGCTGGATAACGATATCGCAAGAACTTACGAAATGATGAAAGATTGTATGGAAGAAGTAGGCATTCTAAGTGCTGAAATGGTCTAA
- a CDS encoding Lrp/AsnC family transcriptional regulator, with the protein MKIDELDKRILKHLQIDSKKTNKEIANDLKLSVTAIYERIKKLEREGVISKYVALVKPESVGKGFMVLCQIKLIQHKKDILTKFEKDITSLPEVIECLHVSGDYDYILKVLVKDMDEYREFMVAKLTSLDHIGSTKSVFTINKVKQSTIINL; encoded by the coding sequence ATGAAAATTGATGAGCTGGATAAAAGAATATTAAAGCATCTACAAATTGATAGCAAAAAGACGAATAAGGAGATCGCGAATGACCTGAAACTTTCGGTTACTGCGATTTACGAACGTATTAAAAAGCTGGAACGTGAAGGAGTCATTTCTAAATATGTTGCATTGGTGAAACCGGAAAGCGTCGGTAAGGGTTTTATGGTTCTTTGCCAGATCAAACTGATTCAGCATAAAAAAGACATACTTACAAAATTCGAAAAGGATATCACCAGTCTGCCCGAAGTTATTGAATGTTTACATGTGAGCGGAGACTATGATTATATTTTGAAAGTGCTGGTAAAAGACATGGACGAATATCGTGAATTTATGGTCGCTAAGCTTACCAGCCTGGACCATATTGGGAGTACAAAAAGCGTCTTTACGATCAATAAAGTGAAGCAAAGCACGATCATAAATCTGTAA
- the lpdA gene encoding dihydrolipoyl dehydrogenase yields the protein MSTYDVAVIGSGPGGYVAAIRCAQLGMKTAIIEKYSTLGGTCLNVGCIPSKALLDSSHHFEDAIKHFEDHGIEIPGEVKLNLEKMMDRKSSVVQQTCDGVKFLMDKNKIDVYEGVGSFEDKTHIKIEGEGDNKTIEAKKIIIATGSKPASLPFIELDKERVITSTEALKLKEVPKHMIVIGGGVIGLELGQVYRRLGAEVTVVEYLDRIIPTMDSALSKELQKVLKKQGIKFHVSTKVKSVERNGDEITIKADDKKDKEIEIKGDYCLVSVGRKPFTNGLNADAAGVDLDDKGRVKVNEHLQTNVDNIYAIGDVVRGVMLAHKAEEEGTMVAELIAGQKPHIDYNLIPGVVYTWPEVASVGKTEEQLKEMGVKYKEGKFPMRALGRSRASGDIDGLIKILADEKTDEVLGVHMIGARTADLIAEAVTAMEFRASAEDIARMSHAHPTYAEAVKEAALAATENRALHI from the coding sequence ATGAGTACATATGATGTTGCAGTTATAGGATCGGGACCAGGCGGATACGTTGCTGCGATTCGCTGCGCACAACTTGGGATGAAAACTGCGATCATAGAGAAATATTCCACACTTGGTGGAACCTGTTTAAATGTAGGTTGTATTCCAAGTAAGGCTTTACTTGATTCCTCTCATCACTTTGAGGATGCGATCAAACATTTTGAAGATCATGGTATCGAAATTCCGGGAGAGGTAAAACTTAACCTGGAAAAGATGATGGATAGAAAATCGTCTGTTGTTCAGCAAACCTGTGACGGAGTGAAATTCCTGATGGATAAGAACAAGATCGATGTTTATGAAGGAGTTGGTTCTTTTGAAGATAAGACTCACATCAAGATCGAAGGTGAAGGAGATAACAAAACCATTGAAGCTAAGAAAATTATTATTGCTACAGGTTCTAAACCGGCAAGTCTTCCTTTTATTGAACTGGATAAGGAAAGAGTGATCACTTCTACGGAAGCACTTAAACTTAAAGAGGTTCCTAAACACATGATTGTAATTGGTGGTGGTGTGATTGGGCTTGAACTTGGGCAGGTTTATCGCCGTCTGGGAGCTGAAGTAACTGTAGTTGAATATTTAGACCGTATCATTCCTACTATGGATAGTGCGCTTTCTAAGGAGCTTCAAAAAGTTCTAAAGAAGCAGGGAATCAAATTCCACGTAAGTACCAAAGTGAAGTCTGTTGAGAGAAACGGTGACGAGATCACGATAAAGGCAGATGATAAAAAGGATAAAGAAATCGAGATTAAAGGAGATTATTGCCTTGTTTCTGTAGGTAGAAAACCTTTTACAAATGGGTTGAACGCAGATGCTGCAGGAGTTGACCTTGATGATAAAGGTAGAGTTAAGGTAAACGAGCATTTACAAACCAATGTAGATAATATCTATGCAATTGGAGATGTGGTGCGCGGTGTTATGCTTGCTCATAAAGCTGAAGAAGAAGGAACGATGGTTGCTGAATTGATCGCGGGTCAAAAACCTCATATCGATTATAACTTGATTCCGGGAGTAGTTTACACATGGCCTGAGGTTGCTTCAGTTGGAAAAACTGAAGAGCAACTGAAGGAAATGGGAGTGAAGTATAAGGAAGGTAAATTTCCAATGCGAGCACTAGGACGTTCAAGAGCCAGTGGAGATATTGACGGACTTATTAAGATTCTTGCCGATGAAAAGACCGACGAGGTTCTTGGAGTGCACATGATTGGCGCAAGAACTGCAGATCTTATTGCTGAAGCGGTTACGGCTATGGAATTCAGAGCTTCTGCTGAAGATATCGCGAGAATGAGTCATGCTCACCCAACCTATGCTGAAGCTGTTAAGGAAGCTGCTCTTGCCGCTACTGAAAACAGAGCTTTGCATATCTAG
- a CDS encoding S41 family peptidase, with protein sequence MTRLLLFLLFFTSLSFAQDSKYNLNFDEFEKDGELPDDWIVWGNYAIQKDSVDKVSGPYAAKIIADSTASFGSIAYKIPANYAGRYLKLQGYIKTENVANGFAGLLIRVDGDSGSLSFNNMQSQGLNGTNDWQRYEVEVKFPDEAKNIYVGGILAGTGTAWFDNFSLMINGDKDIQLMKPKVLTYKPAQLDTAFVDGSKFKLKKPSSTQVQKLYKLGKVWGFVKYHHPEIARGKINWDNELFRFLPKLDSVNFDLELAKWIGSFNITEEGEHNLPDSDEYEQTPDYSWIYDESFLTEELSKKLQEILKSKREKKHFYFSINPSVENPSFKNENSYLGMAWDDSGIKLLALYRYWNMMEYFNPNNYLTEKDWDEVLKEYIPRFLEENEEIDYKKNVLQLIGEVNDSHAGIWSYDEALNNFFGKKKLPLKIQFIEGQPVVVKKNNSVEMTINEGDVITHINNEPMDDVIRKNNKYYPASNQSARLRDMARKLLHTNMDSLEITYKNEKGVFTEKIASVEEWNESDSIPSSHKFIKNDIGYIYPESLKRGEINDILEKFKDTRGIVVDLRCYPSEFIVFSMGNFVVPKPTSFAKFTSTSMKNPGYFEYRNGSKVGSHLKKTYEGKLVLLINEETQSQAEYTAMALRIAPGAVVVGSQTAGADGNVSQIILPGGIKTMISGIGVFYPDGTETQRIGIVPDIEIKPTIEGFRNGEDELLNKSIDIIEDSKKL encoded by the coding sequence ATGACCAGACTTTTACTTTTCTTATTATTCTTTACCAGTTTGTCTTTTGCACAGGACTCAAAATATAATTTGAATTTCGATGAATTTGAGAAGGATGGAGAATTGCCAGATGATTGGATTGTATGGGGAAATTATGCTATACAAAAAGATTCTGTAGATAAAGTTTCCGGACCATATGCTGCTAAAATAATTGCCGACTCTACTGCATCCTTTGGTAGCATAGCATACAAGATTCCGGCAAATTATGCAGGAAGATATTTGAAGCTTCAAGGTTATATTAAAACCGAAAACGTAGCTAATGGCTTCGCTGGATTGTTGATTCGCGTAGATGGAGACTCCGGTTCCTTAAGTTTTAATAACATGCAATCTCAGGGATTAAACGGTACAAATGACTGGCAGAGATACGAAGTTGAAGTTAAATTCCCCGATGAGGCCAAGAATATATATGTAGGAGGAATTCTGGCTGGAACTGGGACTGCATGGTTCGATAATTTTTCCTTAATGATAAATGGAGACAAGGATATACAGTTAATGAAACCTAAGGTTCTAACCTATAAACCAGCACAATTGGATACGGCTTTTGTTGATGGTTCAAAATTTAAATTAAAAAAACCTAGTTCCACTCAGGTTCAAAAGCTATATAAGTTAGGCAAGGTGTGGGGTTTCGTTAAATACCACCATCCAGAGATTGCGAGAGGAAAAATTAACTGGGATAATGAATTGTTTCGATTTTTACCTAAGCTCGATTCGGTAAATTTTGATCTTGAACTCGCGAAATGGATTGGATCTTTTAATATTACAGAAGAAGGAGAACATAACTTGCCGGATAGCGATGAATATGAGCAAACTCCGGATTATTCCTGGATTTACGATGAAAGCTTTTTGACAGAAGAATTATCGAAAAAACTTCAAGAAATATTGAAATCCAAAAGGGAGAAGAAGCACTTCTATTTTAGTATTAATCCAAGTGTGGAGAATCCATCATTTAAAAATGAAAATAGCTATTTGGGAATGGCCTGGGATGATTCAGGTATAAAATTACTCGCACTTTATCGTTACTGGAATATGATGGAGTATTTTAATCCCAATAATTATCTAACTGAAAAAGATTGGGATGAGGTTTTAAAAGAATATATACCACGCTTTTTAGAAGAAAACGAGGAGATAGATTATAAGAAAAATGTTCTGCAACTAATTGGAGAAGTAAATGACAGCCATGCGGGCATCTGGAGTTATGATGAAGCGCTTAATAATTTCTTCGGAAAGAAGAAATTACCCTTAAAAATTCAATTTATTGAGGGACAGCCGGTAGTCGTAAAGAAAAACAATAGTGTAGAAATGACTATTAATGAAGGTGATGTCATTACTCATATAAATAATGAGCCAATGGATGATGTTATTCGTAAGAATAATAAATATTATCCTGCATCCAATCAATCTGCAAGGTTAAGGGATATGGCAAGAAAGTTACTTCATACTAATATGGATAGTCTGGAAATAACCTACAAAAATGAAAAAGGTGTCTTTACAGAGAAAATTGCATCTGTAGAAGAATGGAATGAGTCTGATAGTATACCATCAAGCCATAAATTTATTAAAAATGATATTGGATATATCTATCCAGAATCATTGAAAAGAGGAGAGATAAATGATATTCTGGAAAAATTCAAGGATACTAGAGGCATTGTGGTGGATCTACGCTGCTATCCGTCAGAATTTATAGTGTTTAGTATGGGTAATTTTGTAGTACCGAAACCAACAAGTTTTGCAAAGTTCACTTCTACTTCCATGAAAAATCCCGGATATTTTGAGTATCGAAATGGATCGAAAGTAGGGTCGCATTTAAAAAAGACATACGAAGGAAAATTGGTTTTATTAATCAATGAAGAAACTCAGAGCCAGGCAGAATATACTGCAATGGCCCTGAGAATTGCCCCGGGAGCTGTAGTTGTTGGTAGCCAAACTGCAGGAGCAGACGGGAATGTGTCCCAAATCATTTTGCCTGGAGGTATCAAGACTATGATTTCAGGTATTGGAGTCTTCTACCCAGACGGAACCGAAACTCAGAGGATAGGGATTGTTCCCGATATTGAAATTAAACCTACTATTGAAGGCTTTAGGAATGGTGAAGATGAATTGCTTAATAAATCAATCGATATAATTGAAGATTCTAAAAAATTGTAA
- a CDS encoding LytTR family DNA-binding domain-containing protein has product MPDKIRCLIVDDEPVALDILKNHISKIDFLEIVKACRNATEAFNCISSSKIDLIFLDINMPGISGIAFAKSINKDIKIIFTTAYREFAIEGFDLHAADYLLKPISFERFLDAVNNFRHTYSFQTNENLPASSNEFFFVKIDRKMHKIDFQKILWIESLSDYLKIETTEGTKVTRETITSIEEKLPDANFLRIHRSYIINISKIESYSHEDVVIGNKSLPISRTYKENLRREMKRFS; this is encoded by the coding sequence ATGCCGGATAAGATTCGCTGTTTGATTGTAGATGATGAACCAGTTGCCTTGGACATTCTGAAAAATCATATTTCAAAAATAGATTTCCTGGAGATCGTAAAGGCTTGCCGAAATGCTACAGAGGCATTTAATTGTATTAGTTCCAGCAAAATTGACCTGATTTTTCTGGATATTAATATGCCAGGAATATCGGGGATCGCATTTGCCAAATCTATCAATAAGGATATTAAGATTATTTTCACCACCGCATACCGGGAATTTGCGATCGAGGGATTTGATCTTCACGCAGCTGATTATTTACTCAAACCAATTTCCTTCGAAAGGTTTCTTGATGCAGTTAATAATTTCAGGCATACATATTCTTTTCAAACAAACGAAAATCTACCTGCTTCTTCCAACGAGTTCTTTTTTGTCAAGATCGACCGGAAAATGCACAAAATCGATTTTCAGAAGATCTTATGGATAGAAAGTCTGAGTGATTACCTGAAAATAGAAACTACCGAAGGCACGAAAGTTACCAGAGAGACAATTACCTCCATTGAAGAGAAACTTCCAGATGCTAATTTTCTAAGAATTCATAGATCATATATTATTAACATCAGTAAAATTGAGTCGTATTCTCATGAAGATGTGGTAATTGGAAATAAATCACTACCAATTAGCCGGACTTATAAGGAGAATCTACGAAGAGAAATGAAAAGATTCTCTTAG